A segment of the Candidatus Pelagisphaera phototrophica genome:
CGACTACTTCTACCCCTATCCGCACCCAACCAACCAGAAGCCACACCCCTTTCCGGATTCCGATACATTCGAACGTTTTGGTCGGGGAGATCGCGACCCATGGCGCCGCGCAAATGTGGACGGATTCATCAAGAAACTGCATTCCCACATCAAACAAGCTAAGCCATGGGTGAAATTTGGCGTAAGCCCTTTCGGCATTTGGCGACCCGGAATTCCCAAAGGAACCGAAGCCGGACTGGATGCCTATGGACTGCTGTATGCCGATTCCCGCAAATGGATGCGCAAGGGCTGGGTCGACTATATGATGCCTCAACTTTATTGGAGTATCGACTCAAAAGGTCAAAGCTTCCCCAAGCTTCTGGACTGGTGGATCAGCGAGAACAAAAAGAAGCGCCATCTGTGGCCAGGCATCGCTACCGATCGCGTCAGTGACCAAAGACCCGCTTACGAGATGCAGAAGCAGATCTCGATTATTCGTTCCGCTAGCAAAGGCGCCCCTGGACATTCCCACTGGAGCGCAGACAGTTTGATAAACAATCAGAAGGGCGTTCAGAAGCTCCTCAAACGAACCGTCTACCGATCACCCGCTCTTGTTCCTCCATCCTCTTGGATGAAAGGGGAAAAGCCCGGCTCTCCTGCCATCGCGATCACTGCCGAGGGAATAGGATACAAAATCCGAATCGCCCCGCAATCGAACGTCCGATTCTGGATCCTACAAACGAAGCACGGCAAAGAATGGAAGCTCCAGATATTGGACGGAACAATCGAATCAGCTCGAATCGGTCCGACTGAAGTCATCGCCTTTTCTGGCTTGGGACTGACCGGGCTTCAAGGAAGAGCCGTAATTTACACCGTCAAAGAGTAATGGAAAGAGGCAAAGATCCTCGATAGGCTCGTTCCTGGCGATTGACCTAGCACAGACTGAGATTCATTAATACAGCTTAAACGTGAACCAAAACCTCAATACAACCGGAATCGCAAAAAGTGCGGTTGCTCGCCTTCACGCGGATGGAGGAACCACTTCGCTCAATGACGATGTGGTTGTGGAAGAGCCCTTAGAAATCCGAATCGGCAATCGCCCATTCGTGGTGACAATGCGGACCCCTGGCAACGACGAGGAGCTCGCCGCCGGTTTTATGACAACCGAGGGATTCACTCATTCAAAGTCGGATTTCAAGGAGATCGATCGATGTCGCATGGCGTCACATCCGGAAAACACGATTCGGGTACGAATGAGCACAGGTGTGAAACTCAACAAAATCGAATCTCTCCGTTACGGAGCGATATCAGCCAGTTGTGGCGTTTGTGGAAAAACGTCCATCGAATCCATTAGAAACTCGTATCCAGATATCCAGAGCGACTGTAAAATTGAGCGAGCAACTCTGCTTTCGCTTCCCGATCGATTGCGAAAAAGCCAAGTTGTCTTTGAAAAGACCGGAGGACTCCACTCCTCCGGACTATTCGACAAAGCGGGCAATCTACTTTGTCTTCGAGAAGATGTGGGACGTCACAATGCCCTCGACAAGGTGATCGGCTTTGCACTGCTCAACGACATCTGGCCACTCGAAAACCATATCCTCATGGTTAGCGGTCGTGTTTCTTTCGAAATCATTCAAAAGGCATTGGCGGCCCGAATTCCGATTGTAGCCGCTGTATCCGCGCCTTCATCACTGGCGATTTCAGTAGCTCGCGAATGCGGAATCACTTTAGTTGGTTTCTTACGAAACCCCACCATGAATGTCTATTCACATCCACACCGAATATCTGGATAACACTTTGATGAAGAAAACTCGCATTCCCATGAACACCTTATGGCATTTCTTAAAGATTAGCGCGTGCATCGCTGCCCTTGCCTGTTTCTCGCAACGCGCCGCATCCAAACCTAACATCGTTTTCATCATGTCGGACGACCATACTTGGCAAGCGATTGGCAGCTACGGCAGCCACCTGAAAGAAGTTGCCCCCACCGCAAATATTGACCGACTGGTCGACGAAGGCATTCTTCTTAAAAACGTCTTCTGCACGAATTCCATCTGCACACCCAGCCGTGCTACCATACTGAGTGGACAATACAGTCACAAAAATGGAGTCCTTACACTCGCCGATACATGGAATCGAGACCACCAACCCAACCTAGCCGTCGAAATGCAGAGAGCGGGTTACGAGACCGCGATTGTTGGCAAATGGCACCTGCATTCTGAACCGGTCGGCTTCGACTACTACAAAGTGCTCCCTGGCCAGGGTCTCTATTTTAACCCTCTGCTCAAAGAAAAAGGTAAGCCATGGAAAGACGCTAATCAGGGAGGAGAAGTACACGAGGGCCACTCCAGCGATGTCATAGGCAACGAGACCCTGAAGTGGCTCCGGGAAAAAAGAACAGACGACAAGCCCTTCTTCCTCATGTGCCACTTCAAGGCGCCCCACGGTTTATGGGAGTACGCTCCTCGCTTTAAGGACCTGTATGCAGACACGGATATACCAGAGCCTCATTCCCTTTTTGAGGACAATTCCGATCGCTCCGATGGATCTCGTAACTTCGGAAGTACCGTTGGCCCCACAAACCAGATACGTAACCGCGTCACTCGGATGCAGTCTAAAATCTGGCCTAACGGCCCTCTTGACATATCCGGAATGGACGAGAAAGCCCAAACCCGTGCCGCCTATCAACGCTATCTAAAAGACTACTTGCGATGCGTCGCCGGCATTGACGAAAACGTCGGTCGCATTCTCGATTACTTAGATCAAGCTGGGCTGGCTAAGGACACGCTTGTTGTATATACCGGTGATCAAGGTATGATGCTCGGCGAGCATGATCGCGTCGACAAGCGCTGGGCATTCGAAGAATCCATGCGCATGCCGTTCATCGTCCGCTACCCAAAGGAAATTAACGCCAATAGCATCAACAAAGACATCATTAACAACACGGACTTCGCCCCAACTTTACTTGACTTCGCTGGCGGCAAAGCGCCGCCGGAAATGCAAGGGCAGTCCTTTCGCAGAAACCTAGCCGGCAAAACTCCCCGAAACTGGAGGCGTGATACCTACTACCGATACTGGATGCATCGCGCTCACCACGACACTCCAGCTCACTACGCCCTTAGAACCGAACGCTACAAACTTATATTCTATTACGGTCTTCCCCTTCACCCAACCCTCAATGCCATAGCTGCAAATGAAACCGAAGTTGTGACCGAGGCCAACATGCATATGATTTCCTCATGGGATATTTCCAAGGCCAAGCCCACGCCTGCCGGACTGGAACTCTACGATTTGGAAAAAGATCCCTATGAACAGCAAAACGTTTACGGAGACCCTGTTTACGCTGAAGTTGCCGCAAAACTCAAACAGAGACTTCTCGCTCTGAAAAAGGAAGTTGGCGACATCGACGAACCCTATCCGGAGCTCATGACTCGACGAGAAAAAGCATGGCGAAACTAGCCTTACTCCACAAGGTCCACACTTTTCCTCATCATTTTTAAAGCAGCCATTCAACATCCTCTTTACATAACATGAAATTTCGATGCTTCATCCCTTCTCTCCTAGTATTTCAGCTCGTATCTAATAGTTGCCTACAAGCGCAAAACGAAAATCAGCTCACTCAAAACGACATCCTCGCCATGGTAGAGGAATTGTCCAATTGGGGTCGCTGGGGCGTGGACGACCAGTTGGGAGCCATCAATCTTATAACGCCTCAAAAACGCCAAGAGGCCGCTAAACTCGTTCAACTCGGAATATCCGTTTCCCTCGCTCGGGATGTCGAAACAGAGCTTGCCGCCGACAACCCGAATCCGTTCCAGCACAAAATGCTTTCCGATGGTCTAAACTTGCATGCCCAGTGGTGCTCGGATAACTTCTCCGTTTCCTACCATGGATTCGCCCACTCCCACATCGATTCACTCTGCCACTACGTTCACGAACAAACTCTTTACAACGGGATCTCCGCCAAAGTGGTGACTCCAGAGGGCGCAAAGAAACTCGACGTACACAATCTGAAGAACGGCGTCTTTACTCGTGGGATTCTTATAGACGGTCCCGCTCTGAAAGGAGTCGACTACCTGGAACCTGGAACCGCGATTTATCCAAGCGACTTAGACGCTTGGGAAAAAAAGATAGGCGTCAAAAGCGCTAGAGGCGATGTCGTCCTCATCTACACCGGCAGATGGGCGAGGCGTGAAGCCGTTGGCCCCTGGAACGGTACCCAGGCCGGACTGCATGCTACCTCCGCTCGCTGGCTGAGGGAACGCGACATCTCCGTTCTGGGAAGCGATGGTGGCAGCGAAGTATCACCTTCAGGAATACCAGGCGTGAACAGCCCTATTCATCTTCTAATGCTACACTCTATGGGGGTTCACATGCTAGACAATCTCGATCTTGAAGAGCTCAGTCAGAAAACGAAAGAGCTCAAGCGATGGGACTTTCTAATCACCTTCGCTCCACTCGCAGTCGAAGGGGGAACGGGTTCACCCCTTAACCCGATAGCCATTTTTTAAAGGCTCAATTGATGAAGTATCGCCTTGCGTTACTGGTAGCCATTTTGGCGCTTGTCTATTTCGGAGGCCGGTATGCTTACGACGGTGTTTTTCAGGCCGAAGATCCAAAGGATACCTCTTGGACAGAAAACAAGGACCCAACCCCAATGCCTGACTTTGTTGAACTCGCAGAATCGCATCCATTTGAAAACAAAGGCACTTATACATTGCCTGAGTTCTCACCACCAGATGGATTGGCAAAACGGGGCGAACTTCTAGTGTCTTTTGCAGATCCGCAATCCTATCGGTATTTTCTAGGTTCCTCCGATCACAATCGTATCCGAATTATTGATAGAAACGACCTTCTTAATTCTATTCGCCTCGGCGTTCACAACGAAGAAGCGGCTAGTCGAATCCGTGACCTAGCCGGAAGCGATGCGTCCTTTGACTATAACTACGTCGTTGCGGCACCCAATAGTCCGCAACCTTCTCCAAGCAGAAGAGCGGGTGTTCCATTCGAAAACCAGGCTCTCGAATGGCTAGGCGTTCCTAGAGAACACGAAGATTGGGGCCAAGGCGTCAAGATCGCGATCCTCGATACCGGCGTAGCCGAGCACTTTATTCTAGGGGATAAAAGCATCGAGCGAAAAATACTGGTCGAGTCTACTGAAAACCCCGATTCCGAGTACAACGGCCATGGCACCGCTATCGCATCAATCCTAATTGGAGAAGATGGTCTCGGAATCGCGCCTGCTGCGGACTTGATCAGTATCCAAGTCATGGATTCTGATGGCCTTGGCGATAGCTTTACTTTAGCCGAGGGCATTATTGAAGCGGTCGACTCGGGAGTATCCGTTATCAGCATGAGCCTTGGAAGCTACGGGTACACTCGAGTTCTCGACGACGCGGTCGCCTATGCCTTATCAAGGGGAGTCGCCCTGGTCGCGTCAGCAGGCAATGACGGGGGCAACATGGTTCCTTACCCTGCCCAGTTTCAAGGTGTGATCGGGGTCGGGGCCATCGATGCGGATAGTAAGCGAGCGGAGTTTTCCAACTATAGTCCCTCGGTAGATATTGCGGCTCCGGGTGTGGGGGTCTTCGCGGCCTGGGGTGATGAAGAATGGATCAGTTTCTCCGGAACATCGGCCGCCGCCCCCTATGTTTCCGGCAGTATTGCGGCCACTCTTTCCCTCAATCCGAGCCTCGGCCCTCAGGAAGCCGCAGATCTTCTTCTCCAATATGCAGACGATGGCGGTGCTCCCGGTGTGGATGTCGAGACCGGAAATGGAACCCTGAATATAGATCGGGTTTTAAGTCGCGACGAGCCCAACATTTACGACGCAGCTGTCGGCGATTTCTATTTAGACTACTCGCAAGCAACCGCATCCGCCATCCCCCTTCTCGTAACTGTAGAAAACCGAGGGACCGAACGACTCAATAGCGTGTCCATGGAAATCGTCCAGAACGGCGGTTTCCCACAAAAAGTCTACCTCGGCAGCCTTCTCGAGAACGAAACAACCGCACACACGATTTACCTGGATAGAACCCAGCTCGCCCCGGAATTCGGCTACACAATACAAGCAGAGACTATCATCTCTGGACGAGAGGATTCCCGGTCAGACAATGACGCCAAATCAGGATCGCTGGTCATCGCCACCGAGGAACCTTAGAGACTTTGCTTAGCCTAGGACTGTTTTTGTCTTACCCCATCAGCTATTGTTGATTTCTATGAAAGTTACCGACATTGCCTTCACCGGATATCCTGTTACGAATATGCCACGTGCCCGCGACTTTTACGAAAAGAAGCTAGGGCTCAGTCCAACCGTCTATGAGCTGGAAAAGGGTGCCTCATGGGTAGAGTACGAGATGCGATCGGGCACGCTCGCCATCACAGACATTGATCTTAATTGGCAACCCCAAGACAACGGACCTTCCATCGCTTTGGAAGTCGATGATTTCGATGCGATGATGATCCATCTAAGGGATAATGGTTTCACTATCTGTGCCGACAAAATCGATACTCCCGTTTGCGAGATTGGAACCATACAGGACAGCGAAGGTAACATGATCACGATCTTTTCCAAAAAGGCGGTGTATTCGGAATTTTCAAACGCTATCGTGAATTCGGCATAATAACAACCAACTTGTGGCGCGCCGGAGGATGGGAGGACCAGCCGCTACAAGATTCGACCTTTCCAACCACAGTTATCTGGGCGACGTTTCGCTCCCCTGATCGAACTATTATGAGCGAAGGTAAATCGGGCGTCACTCCCACTAAATTTGGCACTTTTGGCGGCCTCTTTACGCCTAGCACCCTCACGATGCTCGGAGTCATAATATTCCTGCGATTTGGCCAAGTGGTCGGCCAGAACGCGGACCCGGTTAAGGCAGAATCCAAGATCCAATCGTTGATTGAGACACCTCGCGCGAAAGCGACGCCACGTATTGTGAGAAGCGACGATACCTAATCGGAAATGAGAGTTCGCTCTGCCTCCGCCGCAATCGTATTTATAGGATTTGAAGTTCCAGTCGAAGGGAACGAAGATCCTTTTATGCAAACGATATCCGAACATGTCAGCGACTTGCCCAATCTAATTCTCGTCTCCAGTGCTGGGAACACCTCACTAACCGCATAATAAGAGTTTTTTCTGCCAACCTCAACTTTTATGGCTAAAAACAACTTCTACTTTCCTTTGATCATCGTAATAGGTCTATTTTTCACCTCGTGCACTCTCCGCGATGCCGATACGTCCGATCAAATATTGAAATCGTATGAAATCGCCTTCACCCAATCCTCCATCGTCATCGATGGTAAATTAAACGAGGGCGCTTGGAAGTCCGTACCACCTGTCGACGATTTTCAGTTCCCCTGGTGGACGGAGGGAAAAAAGGAGAAAACGAAGGCCAAACTTTTGTGGGACGATCGATACCTATATGTCAGTTTTGTCTGCAAGGACTCTCACATCTGGGCCGAACATACTGATCGCGACTCGCCCGTCTACAAAGACGATTGCGTCGAAATTTTCACCTCCCCCAACCCTGACAATTTGATGGACTACTTCAATATCGAGATGAACGTAAAAGGCATATCTCTCGACTTCCAACATCCGGAAGGTCCGGGTAGCAAAGTCTCCTGGGATCCAGACATTCGAATTGCCACCTCGATCGTTGGTACGCTCAATGACGATTCAGACACCGACAGTCTTTGGACCCTCGAAGTCGCCATTCCTTTCGCGGCATTTTCCCACGTCGCTAAAAACACTCCACCTAAACCCGGCGATGATTGGCGTCTCAACCTCCATCGCCTCGGCGGACAGACCAATTTCCAATACAGCCAATGGAATCCCTCGAAATCTGATAAGGTGCTCTTCCACGCTCCGGAGTTTTTCGGCCGAGTAACTTTCGTTAAATAACAAACCGGCAAAGAGAACCGGCTTGCCCTGAGCGGTGTCGCAGAGCTCGGTCCCCTTTTGGAGGGCATTCCAAGAATGTGGTAAAACTCAACTACACCAACGTTGAATCCAAAACTATCTCCAATCGCCCGTCCCTATCTACAAGCAATTGTAACTCTGAAAAACTAGCCCCTCGCCCGACGATTCTCGATTCATTCATTACCAACGAACTCCCCACGGCGAAAACGCGACATCCTGCATTCAGGGCGGACCGCACACCCGTCTCAGAATCCTCGAAAACCAAGCAGTCTTCCGGACGGTACCCAAGCTCCATTGACGCCTTCAAGTAAGCCTCTGGATGAGGCTTCCCCTCTAGCACTCCATCCGCCGCAACCAGTACACTTGGTATCGGAATGCTTGCCGCCCGCAGCTTTGCCTTGGCCGTGAGAAGGTAGCTTGACGTCGCAATTCCCCATCGACCCTGCGGTACCTGAGAAAGGAAACTTCGGGCTCCTTCTATCTCCCTGAGGTCAGCCAGCTCCCCGCGCTCTTCCGCCTCGATATCAGCCGCCGCCTGCACCGCGTCGAGATGGGGAGCCACTGCCGCAACCGTGTCGACCGATCTCGACCCGTGACTACGGTCTTTTATCTCAGAATACGAAACCCCATTTTGCTGGCACCATGCTTTCATGACTCGCTCAACAATTCCATTCGAGTCCACTAAAGTCCCATCGAGATCAAATAGGAACGCTTCAAATTTCTGCGACATTCCTTCAACACTACGCAGATGCTATAGTCCAAGTCACGGACTAATGACTTGGGAAGCTCAGGCTAAAGCACTGAGCCACCCATCTTCGTCCAATCATTCACGATCGCTGAGCACATCATTCCCCTACTTTCCGTTGTAGAAATCGAATACGAGTACTTTCTCGACATTGGGTCGCACGATTCCGCCAAACTCTTTGTGGGACGGATGCGGGATGTACACACCTCGGCCCACTTCGTCCTCAAAAGTGACCAGAAAGCAATGGCTGTATCCATCATCCAATCCTTCCGGACTGTTATTAAAGCCCCACTCGTAAGCAGCGATCTCTGAGATATCCCCCGGCAAGGAAGTGAATTTCGTCTCGATCGCTTCCTGCGATTTTTCGGTCATTCCTTCTTTGAAATCAAAAAGCACAACATGGCGCAGCTTTCCATCCGTATCAGTCGCCCCCTGCGAGTCCGTAGCAAAAAAGTCGACCACCGTTACCTTGTCCAGAGAAGGAAGCAGCAGATCGACAAACGCTTTATGATCCGGATGTGGCAAGTACTCTGCCCGGCCCGAATCATCAGCAAAACTCACTAGAAAACAGTGCGTGAACCCATTGGCCTTTCCTTCAATGCTCACATCGGTACCCCACTGATACTCGACAATCGACGGAATCTTTGAGGGCAACTCCCCAAAGGCGTCCACTATCTTACCCACCTGGGCATCGGTTGCCTCATCCTTGAACTTAAAGAGTACGACATGTCGCAGTAGCGGCACCTTGCTTGAGGCGGATTCTGAGTCAGGATCGGAAGAGCAACCAAAAGTCATAGCAAGAATAGAAATTAAAAGGGCAAATCGAGTCAACATGGTGAGGTGCGAACAGGTTTTTATGAAATCAGAATGAATTTCTCAGATAGAAACCGGATGGACTCAATAGCAAATACGCAATACAATCTCAGTCTCCCTCCCCTCAAACGAGCAAACCTTTGGTGCTTTACGATAACTCATCAAGAGTGGTGGCCCTTAATGCTAAACCCTATCAATTGACTCTGCACCCAGCCAGCCGTCGTTTTTGTACAAAGCTTAGATGGAATCGTCCTAGTCGCAGAGAACCGAATTAACCGATAATCGCACTCTACTCTCCACCCTGAATTGACAGACGACGAGGGACCCGCATTTCTATTCGTCCGTCTCATTTTTTATGATTATCCAATGAAGAAACTCCTTGCCGCCAACCGCAGCGAAATTGCCGTCCGTATTTTTCGCAGCGCGACTGAACTAGGCTACCGCACCGTAGCCATCTACGCGAATGAGGATCGCTTCGGAGTCCATCGCTTCAAAGCAGACGAAGCCTATTTAATCGGCCAAGGCAAAGGCCCAGTAGCTGCCTACCTAGACATTCCGAACATCATCGACCTCGCCAAAGCAAAGAAGGTCGATCTCGTGCATCCGGGCTATGGCTTCCTCTCTGAGAATGCCCACTTCGCACGATCTTGCGAAGAGAACGGAATCACCTTTGTCGGTCCCAATGCTGAGCTGCTAGAGCGGATGGGTGACAAGATTGAAGCCCGCAAAATCGCAGAAGGTGCCAATGTTCCTACTCTCCCAGGAACACCTGATCCAGTCGCAGATTCTTCAAAGGCGATTAAGATGGCACACAAAATTGGCTTTCCTCTTATCATTAAGGCTGCCTTTGGCGGAGGGGGTCGTGGAATGCGAGTCGTCGACGATCAAAAAGACCTGAAATCGCTCCTTGAGGAAGCTCAGGGTGAGGCCGAACGTGCTTTCGGCAACTCAGCAGTATTTCTTGAACGCTACATCAAACGGGCCAAGCACATCGAAGTGCAGATACTCGGAGACAAGCACGGGAACGTCGTCCATCTTCACGAGCGTGACTGCTCCGTACAACGCCGCCACCAGAAGGTAGTGGAAGTCGCCCCCTCCATTGGACTACCAGAGAAGACTCGACTCGAACTCTGCGAAGCTGCCGTCAAAATTGCCAAATCGATCGGCTACTACAGTGCGGGTACTGTTGAGTTTCTTCTCGATGCTGATACCAACGATTGGTTCTTCATCGAGATGAATCCTCGTATTCAGGTTGAGCATACCGTCACCGAAGTCATAACCGGAATCGACATCGTACGCAGCCAAGTGCTGATCGCCCAGGGGCACTCACTCTTCAGCGACGAAATTGGAATTCCGCTACAGGACGATATACCGAGAAATGGCTATGCGATTCAGGCCCGTGTCACTACGGAAGATCCCGAACACAATTTCGCGCCCGACTATGGCAAAATCGTCAACTACCGAAGCGCGGCTGGCTTTGGCATTCGCTTGGATGGAGCCATGGGCGAAACGGGAGCAGTTATCACACCCTTCTACGATTCTCTCTTGGTCAAGCTGACCGCATCCGCTCGGACTTTCGACTTAGCCATTCAGCGAATGGATCGTGGTTTAAGGGAGATGCGTATCCGAGGGGTCAAGACAAACATCCCGTTTATTGAAAACGTCATTCACCACGACACTTTTAGGTCCGGAGAGGCGATCACTACTTTGATCGATACGACGCCGGAGCTATTTAAATTCCATCGCAGACGCGACCGAGCTACAAAGCTCCTCAACTTGCTCGGCGAAACGATTGTGAACGGGAATCCCCAGGTAAAGAACCGTCCGGTTCCCTCAATGAGTCTCCCGGTCATCGCTCCCGCCTACGACCCAAAGGCACCCAAACCCAAAGGAACACGCGACTATCTCTTAAAGCACGGTCCGGAAAAGTTCGCCGAGTGGACTCGCAAGCAATCCAGGCTTTTGATTACCGATACGACACTACGGGATGCCCACCAGTCGCTCCTTGCCGCTCGTTTGCGGACTTTCGATATGCTTCGTGTGGCTGACAGCATTGCTCAAAACGCCCACAACCTTTACAGTCTCGAATGCTGGGGTGGCGCGACATTCGACACGTGCATGCGCTTTTTGCAGGAAGATCCCTTCCAGCGACTACGAGACCTTAGGGAAAAGATTCCCAATGTCTGTTTTCAGATGCTTCTACGTGGAGCTAATGGAGTTGGGTATTCAAACTATCCCGACAATGTAATTCGTGGATTCGTAAAACACTCCGCAGAGGCCGGCATGGATATATTCCGGATTTTCGATTCGCTCAACTACCTGCCCAATCTCAAGATTGCGATGGAAGCAGTGCGAAAAGACACTGGATCGATTTGCGAGGCCACCGTTTGCTACACAGGCGACATTCTAGATTCCGATCGCAACAAGTACACCATGGAATACTATATCTCCTTCGCCAAGGAGCTAGAGAAGATGGGGGCGCACATTCTAGCGCTCAAAGACATGTCCGGTCTTTGCCACCCCAAAGCAGCCTACAAATTAATCAAAGCTCTCCGCTCGGAGATCGCTATTCCTGTACACTTCCACACCCACGACACCAGTGGCATCGCCTCAGCATCGATCGTCAAAGCCGCTGAAGCCGGCGTCGATATCGTGGACCTTTCCATCGCGTCCCTGTCCGGTCTCACTGCGCAAGCGAACCTGAATTCGATCGTAAAAGCCTTCGTTGGCGACAAGCGGGACACTCGGCTCGATCAAGAGTACCTGGATCAACTCTCTATCTATTGGGAGGCAGTTCGTCAATTCTATGAGCCTTTTGATACCAGCCCCAAATTTGGCACCGCGGAAGTCTACGGACACGAAATGCCGGGAGGACAATACACAAATCTGCGTGAGCAAGCGCGAGCTCTTGGATTGGGAGCCCGCTGGACCGAAGTCGTTCGCTACTACGAAGAGGTGAACCAAATTCTTGGGGACATCGTAAAGGTGACCCCTAGCAGTAAAGTAGTAGGCGATCTAGCGATGTTCCTCCTCACCAAAGGTGTAGAGCCCAAAGACATGGTGAACCTGCCCGAAGGAACTTCGTTCCCCGAGTCGGTCATGGACATGCTCTCCGGCGGCCTCGGTCAACCTATGGGCGGCTGGCCTAAGGCGGTACAGAAGGTTGTGCTTGGAAACCGCAAGGCTCATAAAGGCCGTCCTGGTGCCCGCGCTCCCAAGGTCGACTTCGACAAAGTGAGAGAAGAAGTTACTGCCATCACGAAGCGCAAGTGCACCGACGATGAACTCTGGGAGTACCTTATGTACCCGGATGTATTCAAAAGCCTCGTGGCATCGATAAGGAAATACGGACAGGCATCCGGTCTCCCGACACCGGCTTTCTTTTATGGGCTAAAGCCGGGTGAAGAAATATCCGTCGAAATCGAGGAAGGTAAGACCCTTATCGTCAAACTAATCTATGTGAGTGAGCCCAACGACGATGGAGAGCGCATTTTAACGTTCGAACTCAACGGTAAAGCCCGTGAATGCGTTATCACGGATACCTCGATCACCATCGAATCGAAGCGACGCGAAAAGGCGGACTCTGCGGACTCTAAACAGATCGGTGCGCCGATACCCGCCATGGTAAGCGGTCTCTCGGTAACAGTGGGCACCAAAGTAGCGAAGGGCGACAAACTCGCGATTCTGGAAGCAATGAAAATGCAAACCACCGTATACGCTCAGGAAGACGGGGTAATCGACCAGATCGCTGTCCAAGTGGGCGATCAAGTGGAAAGCAAAGACTTGCTCATCGCTTTACGATAATCCGGCTCTTTCGACAACAGTTCAAATAAATGCCTGTGACCGCTTTTGATTAATTCACAGGCAGTAGCTAAGGATTGACCTCATAGCCCGATTTATCAGATTGTTATATACGCCGTGCTTTACCCCTAAATGAAATTTTCAATGAAAAGCCGTATTCTAGCTTCCTTACTCTTTCTAATCTTTGGTTTTTTCTCAACTGCAACCCCCGCAGCTGACAAGCCTAACGTCGTTCTTCTGCTGAGCGACGACCAAGCCTGGAATGACTACGCGTTCATGGGACACCCCCACGTCCGCACGCCACACATCGATAAACTCGCGACCGAGAGCATCGTCTTCCCTCGAGGGTATGTACCTACCGCGTTGTGCCGTCCTTCCCTGATGACTTTAGCGACCGGACACTACGCGCATCGCCACGGCGTAACCGGAAACGACCCGTCTCCCAAATACGCGGAAAGGAACTCCACTCTCTACAACACTCGCAGAGCCCAACTCATTTCATATATTGACGGATTCGATACGCTTCCCGAACTCCTAGGAGAGCAAGGCTACCTGAGCCATCAAAGCGGCAAGTGGTGGGAGGGCAACTATACGCGAGGCGGATTTACTCACGGTATGACTCGAGGCTTTCCCCAGCCTGGCGGTCGGCATGGCGATGATGGACTGAA
Coding sequences within it:
- a CDS encoding glycoside hydrolase family 10 protein, with protein sequence MPSPWFKFLPQWLVVASLSLLLYPTSSIGASFKPPEIDREFRAAWVATVYNIDWPSKAGLKKEKQQEELIKLLDTAKSIGLNAIILQVRPAADALYQSNFEPWSPYLSGKMGLDPGYDPLAFAVEESHKRGLELHAWFNPFRAQTNYKNQVSKTHISNTRKDWIKRYGDYLWLDPGNPEVRDYTIRVMLDVVQRYDIDGVHIDDYFYPYPHPTNQKPHPFPDSDTFERFGRGDRDPWRRANVDGFIKKLHSHIKQAKPWVKFGVSPFGIWRPGIPKGTEAGLDAYGLLYADSRKWMRKGWVDYMMPQLYWSIDSKGQSFPKLLDWWISENKKKRHLWPGIATDRVSDQRPAYEMQKQISIIRSASKGAPGHSHWSADSLINNQKGVQKLLKRTVYRSPALVPPSSWMKGEKPGSPAIAITAEGIGYKIRIAPQSNVRFWILQTKHGKEWKLQILDGTIESARIGPTEVIAFSGLGLTGLQGRAVIYTVKE
- the fdhD gene encoding formate dehydrogenase accessory sulfurtransferase FdhD; the protein is MNQNLNTTGIAKSAVARLHADGGTTSLNDDVVVEEPLEIRIGNRPFVVTMRTPGNDEELAAGFMTTEGFTHSKSDFKEIDRCRMASHPENTIRVRMSTGVKLNKIESLRYGAISASCGVCGKTSIESIRNSYPDIQSDCKIERATLLSLPDRLRKSQVVFEKTGGLHSSGLFDKAGNLLCLREDVGRHNALDKVIGFALLNDIWPLENHILMVSGRVSFEIIQKALAARIPIVAAVSAPSSLAISVARECGITLVGFLRNPTMNVYSHPHRISG
- a CDS encoding sulfatase family protein yields the protein MSIHIHTEYLDNTLMKKTRIPMNTLWHFLKISACIAALACFSQRAASKPNIVFIMSDDHTWQAIGSYGSHLKEVAPTANIDRLVDEGILLKNVFCTNSICTPSRATILSGQYSHKNGVLTLADTWNRDHQPNLAVEMQRAGYETAIVGKWHLHSEPVGFDYYKVLPGQGLYFNPLLKEKGKPWKDANQGGEVHEGHSSDVIGNETLKWLREKRTDDKPFFLMCHFKAPHGLWEYAPRFKDLYADTDIPEPHSLFEDNSDRSDGSRNFGSTVGPTNQIRNRVTRMQSKIWPNGPLDISGMDEKAQTRAAYQRYLKDYLRCVAGIDENVGRILDYLDQAGLAKDTLVVYTGDQGMMLGEHDRVDKRWAFEESMRMPFIVRYPKEINANSINKDIINNTDFAPTLLDFAGGKAPPEMQGQSFRRNLAGKTPRNWRRDTYYRYWMHRAHHDTPAHYALRTERYKLIFYYGLPLHPTLNAIAANETEVVTEANMHMISSWDISKAKPTPAGLELYDLEKDPYEQQNVYGDPVYAEVAAKLKQRLLALKKEVGDIDEPYPELMTRREKAWRN
- a CDS encoding cyclase family protein: MKFRCFIPSLLVFQLVSNSCLQAQNENQLTQNDILAMVEELSNWGRWGVDDQLGAINLITPQKRQEAAKLVQLGISVSLARDVETELAADNPNPFQHKMLSDGLNLHAQWCSDNFSVSYHGFAHSHIDSLCHYVHEQTLYNGISAKVVTPEGAKKLDVHNLKNGVFTRGILIDGPALKGVDYLEPGTAIYPSDLDAWEKKIGVKSARGDVVLIYTGRWARREAVGPWNGTQAGLHATSARWLRERDISVLGSDGGSEVSPSGIPGVNSPIHLLMLHSMGVHMLDNLDLEELSQKTKELKRWDFLITFAPLAVEGGTGSPLNPIAIF